The following proteins are co-located in the Fluviicola sp. genome:
- a CDS encoding glutamine synthetase III — MATKRLQAYRDVLNRTPKHIDYDGKVSELFGKNVFHAEVMREYLPSDAYKSMMESIQNGTRLDRKMADQVASAMKDWAITKGATHYTHWFQPLTGATAEKHDAFFKPVGPGRAIERFDGELLVQQEPDASSFPNGGIRNTFEARGYTAWDPSSPAFVIGKTLCIPTIFISYTGESLDYKMPLLKALHAVDSIATEVCQYFDKNVTKVNATLGWEQEYFLVDQALFNCRPDLMMTGRALFGHAPAKGQQLDDHYFGSIPERVTAFMREFENEAILLGIPVTTRHNEVAPNQFECAPIFEECNLANDHNLLLMDLLEKVARKHDFRVLLHEKPFAGVNGSGKHNNWSLGTNTGVNLLQPGKNPKTNLQFLTFFVNTIKAIHDNADLLRACIASASNDHRLGANEAPPAIISTFIGSQLSEALDELEKNVKAGKMSPQDKTELKLNIGKIPQIMLDNTDRNRTSPFAFTGNKFEFRAVGSSANCASAMIVLNTIMAKQLQLFKASVDARIEKGESKDEAILKELQILIKDSKKIRFEGNGYGDEWVKEAEKRGLNNFKDTPRALKAWGDKKFVKLFDEMNVLTPRELEARQEIEFESYILKIQIEARLMGDLVQTHIIPAVVEYQNRLLSNIQGIISALGDKAGKEAAAAQIELVTKISSHLNKMKATCDTMLQARKDANKIEHAEEKAVAYCDKVKIYFDEIRYHADKLELLVDDELWPLPKFREMLFTR, encoded by the coding sequence ATGGCAACAAAGCGATTACAGGCGTATCGGGATGTACTCAATCGTACACCAAAACACATTGATTATGACGGGAAAGTTTCCGAATTATTCGGGAAAAATGTATTTCATGCAGAAGTAATGCGTGAATACCTACCTTCAGATGCATACAAATCCATGATGGAGTCCATTCAGAACGGGACACGCCTGGATCGTAAAATGGCAGATCAGGTTGCTTCGGCAATGAAAGATTGGGCTATTACAAAAGGTGCCACACATTATACACACTGGTTCCAGCCTTTAACAGGTGCCACAGCAGAGAAACACGATGCGTTTTTCAAGCCGGTAGGGCCAGGGCGTGCCATTGAACGTTTCGACGGAGAATTGCTGGTTCAGCAGGAGCCGGATGCTTCTTCTTTCCCGAACGGAGGAATCCGTAATACGTTCGAAGCAAGAGGATATACCGCTTGGGATCCTTCTTCTCCGGCTTTTGTGATCGGGAAAACATTGTGTATCCCAACGATCTTTATTTCCTACACGGGAGAATCGCTGGATTATAAAATGCCGCTATTGAAAGCCTTGCACGCTGTTGACAGCATCGCTACGGAAGTTTGCCAATACTTCGACAAGAACGTAACAAAAGTAAATGCCACATTGGGTTGGGAACAGGAGTACTTCCTGGTAGACCAGGCATTGTTTAACTGTCGCCCGGATTTGATGATGACAGGCCGCGCTTTGTTCGGACATGCTCCGGCAAAAGGACAGCAGCTGGACGACCATTATTTCGGTTCTATTCCTGAGCGCGTAACGGCGTTTATGCGTGAATTCGAGAACGAAGCAATCTTATTGGGGATTCCGGTAACAACCCGCCACAACGAAGTTGCTCCGAACCAGTTTGAATGTGCTCCGATCTTTGAAGAGTGTAACCTGGCAAACGACCACAACCTGTTGTTGATGGATTTGCTGGAGAAAGTTGCCCGTAAGCACGATTTCCGCGTATTGCTCCACGAAAAGCCATTCGCTGGAGTAAACGGTTCCGGAAAGCACAACAACTGGTCTTTGGGAACAAATACAGGAGTAAACTTATTGCAACCGGGTAAAAACCCGAAAACAAACTTACAGTTCCTAACGTTCTTCGTTAATACGATCAAAGCAATCCACGACAATGCAGACTTGCTACGTGCTTGTATTGCTTCAGCAAGTAACGATCACCGTTTGGGAGCAAACGAAGCTCCTCCGGCAATTATCTCTACATTCATCGGTTCCCAGTTATCCGAAGCATTGGATGAATTGGAAAAGAACGTGAAGGCCGGGAAAATGTCGCCGCAGGATAAAACGGAATTGAAACTGAACATCGGTAAGATTCCTCAGATCATGCTGGATAACACGGACCGAAACAGAACTTCTCCGTTTGCATTTACAGGAAACAAGTTTGAGTTCCGCGCAGTTGGTTCTTCCGCAAACTGTGCTTCTGCAATGATCGTATTGAATACTATTATGGCGAAACAACTTCAGTTGTTCAAAGCAAGTGTTGATGCACGTATTGAAAAAGGAGAATCCAAAGACGAAGCTATTTTGAAAGAACTTCAGATCCTGATCAAAGACTCCAAGAAAATCCGTTTCGAAGGAAATGGTTACGGAGACGAGTGGGTGAAAGAAGCTGAGAAAAGAGGATTGAATAACTTCAAAGATACTCCGCGGGCATTGAAAGCGTGGGGAGATAAAAAGTTCGTGAAATTATTCGACGAAATGAATGTATTGACTCCGCGTGAGTTGGAAGCACGCCAGGAAATCGAATTCGAAAGCTACATTTTGAAAATCCAGATCGAAGCACGTTTGATGGGAGATTTGGTTCAGACGCACATCATTCCTGCAGTAGTGGAATACCAGAACAGGTTGTTGTCCAATATCCAGGGAATCATCTCTGCTTTGGGAGATAAAGCCGGAAAAGAAGCAGCCGCAGCTCAAATTGAATTGGTCACAAAGATCTCAAGTCACCTGAACAAAATGAAAGCGACTTGTGATACGATGCTTCAGGCACGTAAAGATGCCAACAAAATTGAGCATGCCGAAGAGAAAGCAGTGGCTTACTGTGACAAAGTGAAAATTTATTTTGACGAAATCCGTTACCACGCAGATAAATTGGAGTTATTGGTAGACGATGAGTTATGGCCATTGCCAAAATTCAGAGAAATGTTGTTTACCCGTTAA
- the gcvT gene encoding glycine cleavage system aminomethyltransferase GcvT, translating into MKNTALTQVHEALGAKMVPFAGFNMPVQYEGVNAEHETVRNAVGVFDVSHMGEFLLSGPDALDLIQRVTTNDASTLTIGRAQYSCLPNGNGGIVDDLIVYRIKEEEYLLVVNASNIEKDWNWISSHNTKNVTMRNLSDDYSLLAIQGPKAVEAMQSLTSVDLSAIKYYHFEVGPFAGVDYVIISATGYTGSGGFEIYCKNSEVKQVWDKVFEAGAAFGIKPIGLAARDTLRLEMGFCLYGNDIDDTTSPLEAGLGWITKFTKDFVDADRLKAQKEAGVSRKLIGFEMIDRGIPRHDYRILDANGNVIGKVTSGTQGPSVKKAIGMGYVNTEFAAPDSEIFIEIRDKGVAAKVVKMPFYQK; encoded by the coding sequence ATGAAAAACACAGCTCTTACCCAGGTTCATGAGGCTTTGGGTGCCAAAATGGTTCCATTTGCAGGATTCAATATGCCGGTTCAATACGAAGGTGTAAACGCCGAACACGAAACAGTTCGTAACGCAGTAGGTGTATTTGACGTTTCTCACATGGGAGAGTTTTTGTTGTCAGGACCGGATGCTTTGGACCTGATCCAGCGTGTAACCACAAACGATGCTTCTACGCTGACGATCGGGCGTGCGCAGTATTCTTGCCTTCCTAATGGAAACGGCGGAATTGTGGATGACTTGATCGTATACCGTATCAAAGAAGAAGAATATTTGTTGGTTGTGAACGCTTCCAACATTGAAAAAGACTGGAACTGGATTTCTTCCCATAACACGAAAAACGTGACAATGAGAAACCTTTCCGATGACTACTCGTTGCTGGCAATTCAAGGCCCGAAAGCCGTTGAAGCGATGCAATCATTAACTTCGGTTGATCTTTCCGCTATCAAATACTACCATTTTGAAGTAGGTCCGTTTGCAGGAGTTGATTACGTAATCATTTCAGCAACAGGTTATACCGGTTCGGGAGGTTTTGAGATCTACTGCAAGAATTCCGAAGTAAAACAGGTTTGGGACAAAGTTTTCGAAGCAGGCGCTGCTTTCGGAATTAAACCCATCGGTTTGGCTGCCCGCGATACTTTGCGTTTGGAAATGGGATTCTGCCTTTACGGAAACGATATCGACGATACGACTTCTCCGTTGGAAGCAGGATTGGGATGGATCACAAAATTCACGAAAGACTTTGTGGATGCCGACCGTCTGAAAGCACAAAAAGAAGCAGGTGTTTCCAGAAAGCTGATCGGTTTCGAGATGATCGACCGTGGAATTCCGCGTCACGATTACCGTATTTTGGACGCTAACGGGAATGTAATCGGGAAAGTAACTTCCGGAACACAAGGACCAAGTGTCAAAAAAGCAATCGGAATGGGATATGTAAACACCGAATTTGCTGCTCCGGACAGTGAGATCTTTATTGAGATCCGCGACAAAGGCGTTGCTGCAAAAGTGGTTAAAATGCCATTCTACCAGAAATAA